One part of the Marichromatium purpuratum 984 genome encodes these proteins:
- the cmoB gene encoding tRNA 5-methoxyuridine(34)/uridine 5-oxyacetic acid(34) synthase CmoB, whose amino-acid sequence MDLTAFAPFLDHLAETPLAPWRTALAERVAQRLGRSAHGDLPRWEAALAQLPELPPGEVLLDAARVGLDGATLTPEQRAALREALMVLHPWRKGPYSLHGLHIDTEWRSDWKWDRLVDAISPLEDRLVLDVGCGNGYHGWRMLGAGARLVLGIDPTQLFVMQFQAINRYLGSERLSVLPLGIEHLPAHLTGFDTLFSMGVLYHRRSPIDHLVDLRRLLRPGGELVLETLVLEGEGQQVLVPPGRYAAMRNVWFIPTVAALRVWVARCGFDHIRVADVSPTTIEEQRATDWMHFQSLPDQLDPDDPTLTREGHPAPVRAVLVARRAG is encoded by the coding sequence ATGGACCTGACCGCCTTCGCTCCCTTTCTCGATCATCTCGCCGAGACCCCGCTGGCACCCTGGCGCACTGCGTTGGCCGAGCGGGTCGCGCAGCGTCTTGGACGCAGCGCCCACGGCGATCTGCCACGCTGGGAGGCGGCGCTGGCGCAACTCCCCGAGCTGCCGCCGGGCGAGGTGCTGCTGGACGCCGCCCGCGTCGGGCTCGATGGCGCGACCCTCACGCCCGAGCAGCGCGCTGCACTGCGCGAGGCGCTGATGGTCCTTCACCCGTGGCGCAAGGGACCCTACAGCCTGCACGGTCTGCACATCGACACCGAGTGGCGCTCGGACTGGAAGTGGGATCGGTTGGTCGATGCCATTTCGCCGCTCGAGGATCGGCTGGTGCTCGACGTCGGTTGCGGCAACGGCTATCACGGCTGGCGGATGCTCGGTGCCGGCGCCCGGCTGGTGCTGGGGATCGATCCGACCCAGCTGTTCGTGATGCAGTTCCAGGCGATCAACCGCTATCTTGGCAGCGAGCGGCTGAGCGTGCTGCCGCTCGGCATCGAGCATCTGCCCGCGCACCTGACCGGTTTCGACACCCTGTTCTCGATGGGGGTGCTCTACCATCGTCGCTCGCCAATCGATCATCTGGTCGATCTGCGCCGGCTGCTGCGTCCGGGGGGCGAGCTGGTGCTCGAGACCCTGGTGCTCGAAGGGGAGGGGCAGCAGGTGCTGGTGCCGCCGGGGCGCTATGCGGCGATGCGCAACGTCTGGTTCATCCCCACCGTGGCCGCGCTGCGGGTGTGGGTGGCGCGCTGTGGTTTCGACCACATCCGGGTCGCCGACGTCAGTCCGACCACGATCGAGGAGCAGCGCGCCACCGACTGGATGCACTTCCAGTCGCTCCCGGACCAACTCGACCCTGACGACCCGACCCTGACCCGGGAGGGCCACCCGGCGCCGGTGCGCGCGGTGCTGGTGGCGCGTCGCGCCGGGTGA
- a CDS encoding VOC family protein, whose product MRFAYTILYVEDVARSLAFFHNAFGFDSGFVDESGDYGELDTGGTRLAFSSRALMRQLGKVAGIADPNAPVFEIAIETTDVATALERACTAGAVVVQEPREESWGQTTAYVRTPDGYLVELCSPVPMPS is encoded by the coding sequence ATGCGCTTCGCATACACCATCCTCTATGTCGAGGACGTCGCCCGCAGCCTCGCCTTCTTCCACAACGCCTTCGGGTTCGACTCCGGCTTCGTCGACGAGAGCGGCGACTATGGCGAACTCGACACCGGTGGGACCCGGCTCGCCTTCTCCTCGCGGGCACTGATGCGCCAGCTCGGCAAGGTGGCGGGCATTGCGGATCCGAACGCGCCGGTGTTCGAGATCGCCATCGAGACCACCGACGTCGCCACGGCCCTGGAGCGCGCGTGCACCGCCGGGGCCGTGGTGGTCCAGGAGCCGCGAGAGGAGTCCTGGGGGCAGACGACGGCCTATGTCCGGACCCCCGACGGCTATCTGGTCGAACTCTGCTCGCCGGTCCCCATGCCGTCGTAG
- a CDS encoding helix-turn-helix domain-containing protein, with amino-acid sequence MSIPEVVTAQWRHDFAPHGVPIPVLPDGCRDLICVQVRGLAPRWMVTPLFDHAHLPRLACAETRMIGYRLHPDVRLDQGALLGAVAGRDPDDRVAVEAALAAHACRDPALAEALACLADAPRPLVQSARQCGLSLRSLQRLVGERSGRPPVFWHQLARIRRAGRMLGGERSLAEVALCAGFADQAHLSRACRRWFGLSPARLARAPELRWQLGQPGYDGMGTGEQSSTR; translated from the coding sequence ATGTCGATCCCCGAGGTGGTGACCGCTCAGTGGCGTCATGATTTTGCTCCTCACGGTGTCCCGATCCCGGTGCTGCCGGACGGGTGTCGCGACCTGATCTGCGTCCAGGTGCGGGGTCTTGCGCCGCGCTGGATGGTGACGCCGCTGTTCGATCATGCGCACCTGCCGCGTCTGGCGTGTGCCGAGACGCGGATGATCGGCTATCGACTGCATCCCGATGTCCGGCTCGATCAGGGCGCCCTGCTCGGTGCGGTGGCCGGGCGCGACCCCGACGACCGCGTGGCGGTGGAGGCGGCGCTCGCGGCGCATGCGTGCCGCGATCCCGCGCTCGCCGAGGCGCTCGCCTGTCTCGCCGATGCGCCGCGCCCGCTCGTCCAGAGCGCGCGGCAGTGCGGCCTGAGCCTGCGCAGCTTGCAGCGGCTCGTCGGCGAGCGCAGTGGCCGCCCGCCGGTCTTCTGGCATCAGCTCGCGCGCATCCGCCGTGCCGGACGGATGCTCGGCGGCGAGCGGTCGCTGGCCGAGGTGGCGTTGTGCGCCGGGTTCGCCGACCAGGCGCATCTGAGCCGGGCGTGCCGTCGCTGGTTCGGGCTCTCGCCGGCACGGCTCGCGCGTGCCCCCGAGCTGCGTTGGCAACTCGGACAGCCGGGCTACGACGGCATGGGGACCGGCGAGCAGAGTTCGACCAGATAG
- a CDS encoding putative molybdenum carrier protein codes for MSRFPEQLRRKEQGEEDSYFARRDRELVQALAAAPRVVSGGQSGVDRAALDAALALRLSCGGWCPRGRRAEDGVIAARYPLRETPSADYPERTAWNVRDSDATLILCRGAPRGGTALTLRLAREQGRAVLVCDLEGEPAIAPVLDWLVDEGVRVLNCAGPRESGAPGIECAARAWFADLFAAWRIALERDAGR; via the coding sequence ATGAGCCGTTTCCCCGAACAACTCAGGCGCAAGGAACAGGGCGAGGAGGACAGCTATTTCGCGCGGCGCGATCGCGAGCTGGTCCAGGCACTCGCCGCCGCACCCCGGGTGGTCTCCGGCGGCCAGAGCGGGGTCGATCGCGCCGCGCTCGATGCCGCGCTGGCGTTGAGGCTGAGCTGTGGTGGCTGGTGTCCGCGCGGGCGCCGCGCCGAGGACGGCGTGATCGCCGCGCGCTATCCGCTGCGCGAGACCCCGAGCGCGGACTATCCCGAGCGCACCGCCTGGAACGTGCGCGACAGCGACGCGACCCTGATCCTCTGTCGCGGCGCGCCGCGCGGCGGCACCGCGCTGACGCTGCGGCTGGCGCGCGAGCAGGGCCGGGCGGTGCTGGTGTGTGACCTGGAGGGCGAGCCGGCAATTGCGCCGGTGCTCGACTGGCTGGTGGACGAGGGGGTGCGGGTGCTCAACTGCGCCGGGCCGCGCGAGTCCGGTGCGCCTGGCATCGAGTGCGCGGCCCGGGCCTGGTTCGCGGACCTGTTCGCCGCCTGGCGCATAGCCCTCGAGCGTGACGCCGGGCGTTGA